A single Musa acuminata AAA Group cultivar baxijiao chromosome BXJ2-1, Cavendish_Baxijiao_AAA, whole genome shotgun sequence DNA region contains:
- the LOC103984239 gene encoding epimerase family protein SDR39U1 homolog, chloroplastic isoform X1: MELGWATLSRANSTIAPSLLTTPHRLFPLERNSKKYRVFCLSGGQSESKANEMVVSVTGATGFIGRRLVQKLLSDNHKVHVLTRSRAKAQLVFSADNFPKLVIAEEREWEQSINGSNAVVNLAGMPISTRWSPEIKKEIKRSRINATSKVVDIINNAKLDLRPSVLVSATAIGYYGTSETLVFDENSRSGNDYLSEVCREWEAKALEVDNDVRLALIRIGVVLGKDGGALAKMIPLFMMFAGGPLGTGRQWFSWIHLDDVVNLIYEAVRNPSYKGVINGTAPNPVRLSEMCEQLGQVVGRPSWLPVPEFALKAVLGDGASVVLEGQKVLPLKAKELGFSYKYPYVKDALEAIMREP, translated from the exons atggagTTGGGTTGGGCGACGCTGTCTCGCGCCAACTCCACCATCGCCCCGTCTCTCTTAACTACCCCACACCGGCTCTTCCCCCTC GAACGCAATTCCAAGAAATACAGGGTCTTCTGTCTTAGCGGCGGCCAGTCGGAATCCAAG GCAAACGAGATGGTAGTGTCAGTTACTGGGGCCACCGGTTTTATTGGTCGAAGATTGGTGCAAAAATTACTTTCAG ATAATCACAAAGTTCATGTCTTGACACGATCGAGAGCAAAGGCACAGTTAGTTTTTTCGG CAGATAACTTTCCTAAGCTTGTAATTGCCGAGGAAAGAGAATGGGAACAGTCGATAAATGGTTCAAATGCCGTTGTTAACTTGGCTGGAATGCCCATAAGTACGAGATGGTCACCTGAG ATCAAGAAAGAGATCAAGCGAAGCCGTATAAATGCAACCTCAAAG GTTGTAGATATAATAAACAATGCAAAGTTGGATCTTCGGCCTTCGGTTTTGGTCAGTGCAACAGCAATTGGTTATTATG GTACAAGTGAAACTCTAGTTTTTGATGAGAATAGTCGTTCTGGCAATGACTACCTGTCAGAG GTTTGTAGAGAATGGGAAGCAAAAGCACTTGAAGTAGATAATGATGTTAGATTGGCTCTCATCCGTATTGGTGTTGTTCTTGGAAAAGATGGTGGTGCCCTAG CTAAAATGATCCCTCTCTTCATGATGTTTGCTGGGGGACCTTTGGGTACTGGAAGACAATG GTTTTCTTGGATTCATCTGGATGATGTGGTGAACCTCATATATGAAGCTGTAAGAAATCCTTCCTACAAAG GCGTAATTAATGGAACTGCACCAAATCCGGTCCGGTTGTCAGAAATGTGTGAACAACTGGGGCAAGTTGTTGGCCGCCCTTCTTGGCTGCCTGTACCAGAGTTTGCACTCAAAGCAGTCCTGGGTGACGGTGCCTCGGTC GTTTTGGAAGGACAAAAAGTGCTTCCACTCAAGGCAAAGGAATTAGGCTTCTCATATAAATATCCCTATGTCAAAGATGCTCTTGAGGCCATCATGAGAGAGCCTTGA
- the LOC103984239 gene encoding epimerase family protein SDR39U1 homolog, chloroplastic isoform X2, with protein MELGWATLSRANSTIAPSLLTTPHRLFPLERNSKKYRVFCLSGGQSESKANEMVVSVTGATGFIGRRLVQKLLSDNHKVHVLTRSRAKAQLVFSDNFPKLVIAEEREWEQSINGSNAVVNLAGMPISTRWSPEIKKEIKRSRINATSKVVDIINNAKLDLRPSVLVSATAIGYYGTSETLVFDENSRSGNDYLSEVCREWEAKALEVDNDVRLALIRIGVVLGKDGGALAKMIPLFMMFAGGPLGTGRQWFSWIHLDDVVNLIYEAVRNPSYKGVINGTAPNPVRLSEMCEQLGQVVGRPSWLPVPEFALKAVLGDGASVVLEGQKVLPLKAKELGFSYKYPYVKDALEAIMREP; from the exons atggagTTGGGTTGGGCGACGCTGTCTCGCGCCAACTCCACCATCGCCCCGTCTCTCTTAACTACCCCACACCGGCTCTTCCCCCTC GAACGCAATTCCAAGAAATACAGGGTCTTCTGTCTTAGCGGCGGCCAGTCGGAATCCAAG GCAAACGAGATGGTAGTGTCAGTTACTGGGGCCACCGGTTTTATTGGTCGAAGATTGGTGCAAAAATTACTTTCAG ATAATCACAAAGTTCATGTCTTGACACGATCGAGAGCAAAGGCACAGTTAGTTTTTTCGG ATAACTTTCCTAAGCTTGTAATTGCCGAGGAAAGAGAATGGGAACAGTCGATAAATGGTTCAAATGCCGTTGTTAACTTGGCTGGAATGCCCATAAGTACGAGATGGTCACCTGAG ATCAAGAAAGAGATCAAGCGAAGCCGTATAAATGCAACCTCAAAG GTTGTAGATATAATAAACAATGCAAAGTTGGATCTTCGGCCTTCGGTTTTGGTCAGTGCAACAGCAATTGGTTATTATG GTACAAGTGAAACTCTAGTTTTTGATGAGAATAGTCGTTCTGGCAATGACTACCTGTCAGAG GTTTGTAGAGAATGGGAAGCAAAAGCACTTGAAGTAGATAATGATGTTAGATTGGCTCTCATCCGTATTGGTGTTGTTCTTGGAAAAGATGGTGGTGCCCTAG CTAAAATGATCCCTCTCTTCATGATGTTTGCTGGGGGACCTTTGGGTACTGGAAGACAATG GTTTTCTTGGATTCATCTGGATGATGTGGTGAACCTCATATATGAAGCTGTAAGAAATCCTTCCTACAAAG GCGTAATTAATGGAACTGCACCAAATCCGGTCCGGTTGTCAGAAATGTGTGAACAACTGGGGCAAGTTGTTGGCCGCCCTTCTTGGCTGCCTGTACCAGAGTTTGCACTCAAAGCAGTCCTGGGTGACGGTGCCTCGGTC GTTTTGGAAGGACAAAAAGTGCTTCCACTCAAGGCAAAGGAATTAGGCTTCTCATATAAATATCCCTATGTCAAAGATGCTCTTGAGGCCATCATGAGAGAGCCTTGA
- the LOC135598535 gene encoding protein DETOXIFICATION 46, chloroplastic-like — protein MPYAKPPSFMVKCAVESEPDAHKYAQRLRSQFQQTIRSSTFPPSSMDLLLLTSRSPPPTYSPSRPHFPHRRLALPSPLALLATPRIRIRTHARLLPPRPAAARSDPGAAEHADDTPVGAGGIDESDGSVVSVLRSDGAGSESPSIWKQMKEIAVFAGPASGLWICGPLMSLIDTMVIGQGSSLELAALGPGTVFCDYLCYVFMFLSIATSNMVATSLAKKDKRLVQHQISMLLFVAFACGLGMLLFTRLLGTQILSAFVGSENLHLVPAANSYIQIRSFAWPAVLVGMVAQSASLGMKDSWGPLKALAVASAVNGFGVIFLCCVCGYGIAGAAWATMLSQVVAAFMMMETLRKSGFSALSVSIPSLRDFLQILGIAAPVFMTMTSKVAFYSLLTYSATSMGTITIAAHQVMINVFFMCTVFGEPLSQTAQSFMPELMHGVNRSLEKARMLQKSLVVIGAIGGLTIGAVGTSIPWLFPYIFTTDNVVIGEMHKVLLPYFIALMVTPSTLSLEGTLLAGRDLRFFSLSMIACFCVAGLLLSLVCSKGFGLPGCWWALVGFQWARFSLALQRLLSPRGMLFSEEYYQHQLVKLKT, from the exons ATGCCGTACGCGAAGCCACCTTCTTTTATGGTGAAATGCGCCGTGGAATCCGAACCCGACGCTCACAAGTACGCGCAACGGTTACGATCTCAGTTCCAACAAACCATCCGCAGCTCCACCTTCCCTCCAAGTTCGATGGACCTCCTCCTCTTGACCTCTCGCTCGCCCCCTCCCACCTACTCCCCCTCTCGCCCCCATTTCCCCCATCGCCGCCTCGCTCTCCCCTCTCCTCTCGCCCTCCTCGCTACCCCGAGGATCCGAATCCGGACCCATGCTCGCCTTCTACCACCGCGCCCCGCTGCCGCAAGAAGCGATCCCGGGGCTGCTGAGCACGCTGACGATACCCCCGTCGGCGCCGGCGGAATCGATGAGTCCGACGGTTCCGTGGTGTCGGTTCTCCGTTCGGATGGGGCGGGTTCGGAGTCGCCGAGCATTTGGAAGCAGATGAAGGAAATCGCCGTGTTCGCGGGGCCGGCGTCGGGGCTCTGGATTTGCGGCCCGCTGATGAGCCTCATCGATACCATGGTCATCGGCCAGGGGAGCTCCTTGGAGCTCGCCGCCTTGG GTCCGGGAACGGTCTTTTGCGATTACCTTTGCTACGTCTTCATGTTTCTGTCGATTGCAACTTCCAACATGGTTGCCACTTCACTTGCTAAGAAG GATAAAAGGTTAGTGCAGCATCAGATATCCATGTTACTGTTTGTTGCTTTTGCTTGCGGGCTGGGAATGCTTTTGTTCACAAGATTGCTGGGCACACAAATACTATCTG CTTTTGTTGGATCAGAGAATTTACACCTTGTTCCTGCTGCCAATTCATATATTCAG ATTAGAAGCTTTGCATGGCCTGCAGTTCTTGTTGGCATGGTTGCTCAGAGTGCTAG TTTGGGAATGAAAGATTCATGGGGACCTTTAAAGGCTTTGGCAGTTGCTAGTGCAGTAAACGGTTTTGGTGTGATTTTCCTTTGTTGTGTTTGTGGGTATGGTATCGCTGGAGCTGCTTGGGCAACAATGTTGTCACAG GTTGTTGCTGCTTTTATGATGATGGAAACCCTTAGAAAGTCAGGTTTTAGTGCATTGTCAGTATCCATTCCTTCACTCAGAGATTTCCTCCAAATATTGGGTATTGCTGCTCCAGTATTCATGACAATGACATCGAAG GTTGCATTCTATTCCCTGCTCACCTATTCTGCTACATCAATGGGGACAATAACCATAGCAGCCCATCAG GTTATGATTAACGTCTTCTTCATGTGCACAGTTTTTGGTGAACCCCTCTCACAAACTGCACAGTCTTTTATGCCAGAATTGATGCATGGAGTTAATCGCAGTTTAGAGAAG GCACGCATGTTACAGAAATCACTTGTGGTGATTGGAGCTATAGGTGGACTGACCATAGGAGCTGTTGGAACATCTATCCCATGGCTTTTTCCTTACATTTTCACAACTGACAATGTGGTCATTGGGGAG ATGCACAAGGTCCTGCTTCCTTACTTCATTGCATTGATGGTGACACCTTCAACGCTTAGTCTTGAAGGAACATTGCTG GCTGGCAGAGATCTTAGGTTTTTTAGTCTGTCAATGATTGCTTGTTTCTGTGTGGCTGGACTTCTATTGTCG CTCGTCTGCAGTAAAGGTTTTGGTCTCCCAGGCTGCTGGTGGGCCCTTGTTGGATTTCAAtgg GCCCGCTTTTCACTTGCTTTACAGCGGCTTCTTTCCCCTCGTGGCATGCTTTTTAGTGAAGAGTATTACCAACATCAATTGGTGAAATTGAAGACGTAG